The DNA window ATCGGGTTTGCCGGACCACGGGTCATCCGTGAGACCATCGGAAGAGACCTTCCGGAAGGCTTCCAGACTTCGGAATTCCTTCAGGAAAAAGGTTTTGTTGATTTCATCGTCAAGAGAACAGAAATTAAAGATGTCGTGGCCAAAACAGTTAACCTGTTAACGGTACATGCGTAACCATTAATTAAGATATTTTCGAATCTCTCTCATACCGGGAGAGATTCTTTATTTATGAGGACATTCAAGATATTTTTCAATACCATCCGAAGCATGAGCCTGAAAAAGATTTTCCGTCTTTTGTCTCTTGTGCTGCCCCATCCTTTATTCTCCGTACTCAGCTTTTATGCGACCATTAAAGCTTACGGGATTGCCCAGAAAAAGTTTCCGAAAACCGCCTCCAATAACGGCATCGGAAATTCATTCAGGCATGCGTTATGGTGCTGCCTGATCATGATGTACTGCTGTAAAATATCTTCTCCGGAAAAAGCCCTGAAATTCTGCAAAAGAATTACCGATCTG is part of the Chryseobacterium camelliae genome and encodes:
- a CDS encoding DUF6973 domain-containing protein, with product MRTFKIFFNTIRSMSLKKIFRLLSLVLPHPLFSVLSFYATIKAYGIAQKKFPKTASNNGIGNSFRHALWCCLIMMYCCKISSPEKALKFCKRITDLHEELFPNKPLETKMDLHNNKIGMDYFMELLPGTHRQFFEKSFFINGLEKKMKDAKVLKNLDDEFDGFLVYLDER